The Gallus gallus isolate bGalGal1 chromosome 3, bGalGal1.mat.broiler.GRCg7b, whole genome shotgun sequence genome window below encodes:
- the URB2 gene encoding unhealthy ribosome biogenesis protein 2 homolog gives MAAVYSGVHLKLKSARTPWEDKLKLARFAWISHQCFLPNKEQVLLDWVSHTLVSYYNKKLELEDEVVEKLWAYLDNIIHSRRLQNLLRSGKAITLSFSIAQVINERLSEACSQKNQQNIGSVLSCSSGILSTPSLSIIYTAKSELLVDLLSKLSELACQQLASEDAVGSQLFNILHLTFVQYLLIQRQQTNPNRVFGQVTSHLLQPCLLLRHLLTTRSWTQTDDNHVRQYLSREIRNQVETLLQAGLFQPELFSSYKEELLPEREPQEKKKGALKNLLLPVNTIQTKLGSGFCEPAIHGPVVASAVSLLYKLFLDSYCKAENHLVCFHMLTRLFDCLRLSGLQEGAGEDMLSPADWSTELLALEQLLNLVLNNDIYNIASDRIRHKEVQFGFYCKLAQLLLSHSQASIPAWFRCLKVLMSLNHLIIEPDLVDLVSSAWVDAKVSELRAKKPQEALINTMFQTYSKLRQFPRLFEEVLTVICWPAVDELRLPVLSAGLTAKLRECLLELPPNQILDIVCLLMEKCQLLIPAVEGSTDMALKLMSLSSVLHAFLFNMRSLDDVTPSPVVLRMQNLLAKMQQGIICPLIELLQVPRREEEKPDLWLRKASDSALLLVYTWVEIDTLFGISCCKYVSPSAETSGAATVSAAKPWDISTFIPGVEEQCWERVTELASSFTSTSKYCLELLALQKMKMILMQTQADVQALQQAAAFIIESGRASMSRGESEPWDGDISAINDLAYPTAHWHLVISNLTILLPYISLKNVQYIADVLLETLVSTRTQEAAADQEPSISIGKICLSLVHSSFLPEMKVLHCAFLTSLIHQFARVLPSAAQDSVGLPLLQLSADHISWHEEILASCKMTDALETLSENNQPKDEPSLSWKTLEEVAQCVLLLSKNSSPVILKESHVESCLTLLEITSLLKLDSLLPSDCIRCFLLLLSLIANTRTSVSCSKLLSLKFLSTCFHLLRCLQAGRNANSVFKVFHASDILEAIITSQLKASKSFADALTLHVWVEYLQEAQASLEHFLQMIVERRQSMRLNFEKFVSFLASCKPDVGAVKSKCWKNWNPAAEQLLLLSFTTLCHVLTLYLQQQPEKKLQSTDMLSALLEPVVQQMGRAIEHGLQSNTQNHHLPVAFIPSVMTLLKADLSHAAKKGWQKNPEEPCAFLEQSRVKLYRKFYSQILRELPSAGGHLQFLQSALRFLAVFCSVPELYPGKENAVTVVFAIRKLLTGPAITIQVIQNIEVELTEVVVQLLGNCSAEEFYAIMRLVLQGLEMRNTWQQKAKEVLSAITLIKLLLSCPLTGDKEKAFWFASPQIITALALQTKEACQDQSLTSTIVVPILETAAALLRQGEGVLLNPHHVALAFSILLTVPLDHLKMDDYGSVFLGVHEVLFSIVQCHPKVMLKAAPSFLNSFHRLVASVMVEGRQRGDRGNTDEFEVILKCAHLVERMYSHIAAKTEEFTLFSAFIVAQYVTELQKVTLHPAVKKHLTEGIYHILDLCIDQDIKFLNASLPAGVREVFKDLYNDYNHYHKAKKQGEEKFTA, from the exons GTCATAAACGAAAGGTTATCGGAGGCCTGTTCtcaaaaaaaccagcaaaacatTGGCTCGGTGCTGAGTTGCTCCAGTGGCATCCTTTCTACTCCTTCACTCTCCATCATTTACACAGCAAAGAGTGAGCTCTTAGTTGACCTCCTCAGCAAGCTCTCTGAGCTGGCATGTCAGCAGCTGGCTTCAGAAGATGCTGTGGGCTCCCAGTTGTTCAACATCCTCCACCTCACCTTTGTACAGTACCTTCTGATCCAGAGGCAGcaaaccaacccaaaccgtGTGTTTGGGCAGGTGACGAGCCACTTGCTCCAGCCATGTCTGCTACTGAGGCACTTGCTGACTACACGGAGCTGGACACAGACAGATGACAACCATGTGCGTCAGTACTTGAGCAGGGAAATACGAAATCAAGTAGAGACATTGCTGCAGGCTGGATTATTCCAGCCTGAGCTCTTCTCGTCCTACaaagaggagctgctgccagagcGGGAACctcaggagaagaagaaaggagctTTGAAAAATCTCTTGCTTCCAGTAAACACCATCCAGACCAAGTTGGGCAGTGGCTTTTGTGAACCTGCTATTCACGGACCAGTTGTGGCTAGTGCAGTGTCTCTGCTATATAAACTCTTTCTGGACTCATACTGCAAGGCAGAAAATCACCTTGTGTGTTTCCACATGCTTACCAGACTTTTTGACTGTCTCAGGCTCTCTGGCCTACAGGAGGGTGCTGGGGAGGACATGCTTTCCCCTGCAGActggagcacagagctccttGCTTTGGAACAGCTTCTGAACTTGGTGCTTAACAATGATATCTATAACATTGCCAGTGACCGCATCCGGCACAAGGAGGTACAGTTTGGGTTTTACTGCAAGCTGGCACAGTTGTTGTTGAGTCACTCCCAAGCTTCCATCCCTGCTTGGTTCAGGTGCCTCAAAGTCTTAATGTCATTGAATCACCTTATAATAGAGCCTGACCTGGTTGACTTAGTGTCCTCTGCTTGGGTTGATGCAAAGGTGTCTGAGCTACGTGCGAAGAAGCCCCAGGAGGCTCTCATCAACACCATGTTTCAGACATACTCCAAGCTGCGGCAATTCCCACGCCTTTTTGAGGAGGTTCTGACAGTCATTTGCTGGCCAGCTGTCGATGAGCTGAGGCTGCCTGTCTTGTCTGCTGGACTGACAGCGAAGCTTCGCGAGTGCCTCCTTGAGTTGCCACCCAACCAGATTCTGGACATTGTGTGTCTCTTAATGGAGAAATGCCAGCTCCTTATTCCTGCAGTTGAGGGGTCTACTGACATGGCCTTGAAACTGATGTcactgagctcagtgctgcacgCTTTTCTGTTCAACATGAGGAGCTTAGATGATGTCACTCCTTCCCCTGTGGTTCTTCGCATGCAGAATCTGCTGGCCAAGATGCAACAGGGAATAATTTGTCCACTGATAGAGCTTCTGCAGGTTCCtaggagagaggaagagaagccAGACCTTTGGCTAAGAAAGGCCAGCGactctgctctcctccttgTTTACACTTGGGTTGAGATAGACACTTTGTTTGGAATTAGCTGCTGTAAATATGTGTCTCCATCAGCTGAAACCAGTGGTGCTGCTACTGTCTCTGCTGCAAAGCCCTGGGACATTTCAACTTTCATCCCTGGTGTGGAGGAGCAGTGTTGGGAGAGAGTCACGGAACTTGCAAGTAGTTTTACGTCCACTAGTAAATACTGCTTAGAACTGCTtgcacttcagaaaatgaagatgatttTAATGCAGACTCAAGCTGATGTACAGGCCTTGCAGcaagctgcagctttcatcaTAGAGTCTGGGAGAGCTAGCATGAGCAGAGGAGAATCTGAACCATGGGATGGAGATATCAGCGCAATAAATGATCTCGCCTACCCCACAGCACACTGGCACCTTGTCATCTCCAACCTGACTATCCTATTGCCATATATTTCCCTGAAAAATGTACAGTACATTGCAGATGTGCTTCTGGAGACATTAGTATCGACCAGAACACAGGAAGCTGCTGCAGACCAGGAGCCTTCCATCAGCATTGGAAAGATCTGTCTTAGTTTGGTGCACAGTTCCTTTCTCCCTGAGATGAAGGTTCTACATTGTGCTTTTCTGACCAGCCTTATTCATCAGTTTGCTAGGgtgctgccctctgctgctcagGATTCAGTAGGTCTACCGcttctgcagctgtctgcagaTCATATCTCTTGGCACGAAGAAATCCTGGCTTCTTGCAAAATGACTGATGCATTGGAAACACTgtcagaaaacaaccaaccaaaagaTGAGCCCAGTTTATCTTGGAAAACTCTGGAGGAGGTTGCCCAGTGTGTATTACTGTTATCAAAAAATAGTTCCCCTGTCATCCTGAAGGAAAGCCACGTAGAAAGCTGCCTGACTTTACTAGAGATTACTTCTCTTCTGAAACTAGACAGTCTTCTTCCCTCTGACTGTATCCGgtgttttctgttgctgctgtccCTGATAGCCAATACAAGGACTAGTGTGTCCTGCAGCAAGCTGCTATCATTGAAGTTTTTAAGTACCTGCTTTCATCTCCTGAGGTGCCTGCAAGCTGGCAGGAATGCCAACTCTGTTTTTAAGGTTTTTCATGCCAGTGATATTCTTGAGGCCATCATAACCTCCCAGCTTAAAGCTAGTAAATCCTTTGCTGATGCTTTGACTCTTCATGTTTGGGTAGAATATCTCCAGGAAGCCCAAGCCTCTTTGGAGCACTTTCTTCAGATGATTGTTGAAAGAAGGCAAAGTATGAGGCTTAACTTTGAAAAGTTTGTCTCTTTCCTCGCAAGCTGCAAGCCAGATGTTGGTGCagtaaaaagcaaatgctggaAAAACTGGAATCCCGCAGCTGAGCAGTTACTGCTCTTGTCATTCACCACACTGTGTCACGTCCTCACGCTCTATCTTCAGCAGCAACCAGAAAAGAAGCTGCAGTCTACAGACATGCTGTCTGCTTTGTTGGAGCCAGTAGTTCAGCAGATGGGAAGAGCTATTGAGCACGGTCTTCAGAGTAACACCCAAAACCACCATTTGCCTGTAGCGTTTATACCATCTGTCATGACTCTTCTCAAGGCAGATCTGAGCCACGCTGCCAAAAAGGGCTGGCAAAAGAATCCTGAGGAGCCCTGTGCTTTTTTGGAGCAATCACGTGTTAAACTGTACCGAAAGTTTTACTCTCAGATACTGAGAGAGCTGCCCTCTGCAGGAGGTCACctgcagttccttcagtctGCCTTGCGGTTTTTAGCAGTCTTCTGCTCAGTACCAGAGCTGTatcctggaaaagaaaatgcagtcacTGTTGTTTTTGCTATCAGAAAGCTTCTCACTG GTCCTGCGATCACAATTCAGGTGATTCAAAATATAGAGGTGGAGCTGACGGAGGTGGTTGTGCAGCTACTGGGAAACTGCTCTGCTGAAGAATTTTATGCCATAATgaggctggtgctgcagggactTGAAATGAGGAACACTTGGCAACAGAAGGCTAAA gaaGTATTGTCAGCTATTACGCTAATCAAATTGTTGCTCAGCTGCCCATTAACTGGagacaaagagaaagctttCTGGTTTGCCAGCCCACAGATAATCACAGCTTTAGCC CTGCAAACCAAAGAGGCCTGTCAGGACCAGTCATTGACTTCTACCATAGTTGTACCTATTCTGGagactgcagcagctctgctaagGCAAGGAGAAGGGGTTCTCTTGAATCCGCACCATGTGGCGTTGGCATTCAGCATCCTCCTAACAGTCCCTCTGGATCATCTGAAGATGGACGACTATGGCAGTGTCTTTCTGGGTGTTCATGAAGTGCTGTTCTCTATTGTGCAGTGTCATCCAAAG GTGATGTTGAAAGCTGCACCATCTTTTCTGAACAGTTTTCATCGTCTGGTTGCTTCTGTCATGGTTGAAGGACGTCAGAGAGGGGACAGAG gCAACACAGATGAATTTGAAGTTATACTGAAATGTGCACACCTTGTGGAACGGATGTATAGTCACATTGCTGCAAAAACAGAGGAattcactttgttttctgctttcattgtgGCTCAGTATGTGACCGAATTGCAGAAG GTGACTTTGCACCCGGCTGTGAAGAAACATCTCACGGAGGGGATATATCACATCCTTGACCTTTGCATTGATCAGGACATCAAATTCTTAAATGCGTCGCTACCAGCAGGTGTAAGGGAGGTCTTTAAGGATCTGTACAATGATTACAACCACTACCACAAAGCCAAAAAACAGGGGGAGGAAAAGTTCACTGCATGA